The Corallococcus caeni genome includes a region encoding these proteins:
- a CDS encoding RICIN domain-containing protein — protein MSRTSTPFRTWALGAVFLASLGGCSGPEDVAGAGEPVGQVESAALSTRVVGYLPTWAGDVNTLQYSKLSHINYAFALPTASGGLTGVSSGDARLRSLVTLAHAQGVKVLIAVGGWNDGNDSGFEQMAANASARTAFVNNVVNFVNAAGLDGVDIDWEYPDPGTSGSNYALLMNQLGTAMHSRGKLLTAAVVANGYTGGGVPASVFNDVDFLNIMAYDGGQPHSTYDLAVQSLSYWKGRGLPASKAVLGVPFYGRSPSSYVGYSELVARDPQAPYKDNVGDVYYNGIATIQAKTQLGKQNGGVMIWELSQDTSGSTSLLNAIYSVAQGTGGGTGAYRLVNKASGRCVDISGPSTADGAIIHQWACHTGASQQWSMEATDSGYYRFVSRYSGKALDVKDVSTADGAGLQQWSYGGGSNQQFKPVALGNGYHRLEARHSGKVLDVTGCQQGSGDGTLLQQWTWSNNDCQQFRLEAL, from the coding sequence GTGTCTCGTACCTCGACGCCGTTCCGGACGTGGGCGCTGGGCGCCGTGTTTCTCGCATCGCTGGGAGGCTGCTCGGGCCCCGAGGACGTGGCTGGCGCCGGGGAGCCCGTGGGGCAGGTGGAGTCCGCCGCGCTGTCGACGCGCGTGGTGGGCTATCTGCCGACGTGGGCGGGGGACGTGAACACGCTGCAGTACTCGAAGCTCTCGCACATCAACTACGCGTTCGCGCTGCCCACGGCGTCCGGTGGGCTCACGGGGGTGAGCAGCGGGGACGCGCGGCTGCGCTCGCTGGTGACGCTGGCGCACGCGCAGGGTGTGAAGGTGCTCATCGCCGTGGGCGGCTGGAACGACGGCAACGACAGCGGCTTCGAACAGATGGCCGCGAACGCGAGCGCGCGCACGGCGTTCGTGAACAACGTGGTGAACTTCGTCAACGCGGCCGGGCTGGACGGCGTGGACATCGACTGGGAGTACCCGGACCCCGGCACGTCGGGGAGCAACTACGCGCTACTGATGAACCAGCTGGGCACCGCGATGCACAGCCGGGGCAAGCTGCTCACGGCGGCGGTGGTGGCGAACGGCTACACGGGCGGCGGCGTGCCGGCGTCGGTGTTCAACGACGTCGATTTCCTCAACATCATGGCGTACGACGGCGGGCAGCCGCATTCGACGTATGACCTGGCGGTCCAGTCGCTGAGCTACTGGAAGGGGCGCGGGCTGCCGGCGTCCAAGGCGGTGCTGGGCGTGCCGTTCTATGGCCGCTCGCCGTCGAGCTACGTGGGCTACTCGGAGCTCGTCGCTCGCGACCCGCAGGCGCCCTACAAGGACAACGTGGGGGACGTCTATTACAACGGCATCGCGACCATCCAGGCGAAGACGCAGCTGGGCAAGCAGAACGGCGGCGTGATGATCTGGGAGCTGTCCCAGGACACGTCCGGGAGCACGTCGCTGCTCAACGCCATCTACTCCGTGGCGCAGGGCACGGGCGGCGGCACGGGGGCGTACCGGCTGGTGAACAAGGCCTCCGGGCGCTGCGTGGACATCAGCGGCCCCAGCACGGCGGACGGCGCCATCATCCACCAGTGGGCCTGCCACACGGGCGCGAGCCAGCAGTGGTCCATGGAGGCGACGGACAGCGGCTACTACCGCTTCGTGTCGCGCTACAGCGGCAAGGCGCTGGACGTGAAGGACGTGAGCACCGCGGACGGCGCGGGGCTCCAGCAGTGGTCCTACGGCGGCGGGAGCAACCAGCAGTTCAAGCCCGTGGCCCTGGGCAACGGCTATCACCGGCTGGAGGCTCGCCACAGCGGCAAGGTGCTGGACGTGACGGGCTGCCAGCAGGGCAGCGGTGACGGCACGCTGCTCCAGCAGTGGACCTGGTCCAACAACGACTGCCAGCAGTTCCGGCTGGAAGCGCTGTAG
- a CDS encoding YbdD/YjiX family protein, protein MHALQHGWRQAVRTARSMIGVPDYDTYVAHMRRHHPDRAVMTYAEFFNDRLEARYRAGGGRCC, encoded by the coding sequence ATGCACGCGCTCCAGCACGGCTGGCGCCAGGCCGTACGCACCGCGCGCTCGATGATTGGCGTGCCCGACTACGACACCTACGTCGCCCACATGCGCCGTCACCACCCGGACCGCGCGGTGATGACCTATGCGGAGTTTTTCAACGACCGCCTCGAAGCCCGCTACCGCGCCGGAGGCGGCCGGTGCTGCTGA
- a CDS encoding carbon starvation CstA family protein encodes MALALAGAFSLGVVALHRGESISAIWLVVASVAVFMLGYRFYGRFIAEKALQLDPSRATPAERRNDGLDYVPTDRWVVFGHHFAAIAGAGPLVGPVLAAQMGYLPGTLWILAGVVVAGAVQDFVTLFLSVRRDGKSLGDMVRMELGPAAGVTAMVGVLMIMMIILAVLALVVVKALTHSPWGTFTVAMTIPIAVMMGLYLRYVRPGKVLEVSIVGFVLLMLSIWLGGQVSESAAWGPWFTFDSRTLAWLLIGYGFCAAVLPVWLLLAPRDYLSTFLKIGTVLLLAVGIVLAAPHMKMPAVTRFVDGSGPVFSGSLFPFLFITIACGAVSGWHSLIASGTTPKMLATEGDARLVGYGAMLMEAFVAIMALIAASVLEPGVYFAMNSPAALIGTSATQAATTLSQWGFVITPEVLEQTARDIGETTILSRAGGAPTLAVGMAQILHGLVSGKGMMAFWYHYAILFEALFILTTVDAGTRVGRFMIQELAGLVYAPLKRTESWGANLLATALCVAAWGYFLYQGVVDPLGGINTLWPLFGIANQMLAAVALTLGCVALVKMKRERYVWVPGIPAAWLVLCTLTAGFQKAFGGDVRVSFVAHARAFSQAIAEGRVIAPAKSVEEMEAIIRNDYLDAALTVFFMVVVVATVLFGVRAALQAWRSPVATSLETPYVAAALPVKP; translated from the coding sequence GTGGCCTTGGCCCTGGCGGGGGCCTTCAGCCTGGGCGTGGTGGCGCTGCACCGGGGGGAGTCCATCAGCGCCATCTGGCTCGTGGTCGCCTCGGTCGCGGTGTTCATGCTGGGATATCGTTTCTACGGCCGGTTCATTGCCGAAAAAGCGCTCCAACTGGACCCCTCGCGCGCCACCCCCGCCGAGCGCCGCAACGACGGTCTGGACTACGTGCCCACGGACCGGTGGGTCGTGTTCGGCCACCACTTCGCGGCCATCGCGGGCGCGGGCCCGCTGGTGGGGCCGGTGCTGGCGGCGCAGATGGGCTACCTGCCCGGAACGCTGTGGATCCTCGCGGGCGTGGTCGTGGCCGGAGCGGTGCAGGACTTCGTGACGCTGTTCCTGTCCGTCCGCCGCGACGGCAAGTCGCTGGGCGACATGGTGCGCATGGAGCTGGGGCCCGCGGCGGGCGTGACGGCGATGGTGGGCGTGCTGATGATCATGATGATCATCCTCGCGGTGCTGGCGCTGGTGGTGGTGAAGGCGCTGACGCACAGCCCGTGGGGCACCTTCACCGTGGCGATGACCATCCCCATCGCGGTGATGATGGGCCTGTACCTGCGCTACGTGCGCCCCGGCAAGGTGCTGGAGGTGTCCATCGTCGGCTTCGTCCTGCTGATGCTCAGCATCTGGCTGGGCGGTCAGGTGTCCGAGTCCGCCGCCTGGGGCCCCTGGTTCACCTTCGACAGCCGCACGCTGGCGTGGCTGCTCATCGGCTACGGGTTCTGCGCGGCGGTGCTGCCGGTGTGGCTCCTGCTCGCGCCGCGCGACTACCTGTCCACGTTCCTGAAGATCGGCACCGTGCTGCTGCTGGCGGTGGGCATCGTGCTGGCGGCGCCGCACATGAAGATGCCGGCGGTGACGAGGTTCGTGGATGGCTCCGGGCCGGTGTTCTCCGGCAGCCTGTTCCCGTTCCTCTTCATCACCATCGCGTGCGGCGCGGTGTCCGGGTGGCACTCTCTCATCGCGTCCGGCACCACGCCGAAGATGCTGGCCACGGAGGGCGACGCGCGGCTCGTGGGCTACGGCGCCATGCTGATGGAGGCCTTCGTGGCCATCATGGCGCTCATCGCCGCGTCGGTGCTGGAGCCCGGCGTCTACTTCGCGATGAACTCGCCCGCGGCGCTCATCGGCACCAGCGCGACGCAGGCCGCGACGACGCTCAGCCAGTGGGGCTTCGTCATCACCCCGGAGGTGCTGGAGCAGACGGCGCGCGACATCGGTGAGACCACCATCCTGTCGCGCGCGGGCGGTGCGCCGACCCTGGCGGTGGGCATGGCGCAGATCCTCCACGGCCTGGTGTCCGGGAAGGGGATGATGGCGTTCTGGTACCACTACGCCATCCTCTTCGAGGCCCTCTTCATCCTCACCACCGTGGACGCCGGCACGCGCGTGGGGCGCTTCATGATCCAGGAGCTGGCGGGCCTGGTGTACGCGCCGCTCAAGCGCACGGAGTCCTGGGGCGCCAACCTGCTGGCCACCGCGCTGTGCGTGGCCGCCTGGGGCTACTTCCTCTACCAGGGCGTGGTGGATCCGCTGGGCGGCATCAACACGCTGTGGCCGCTGTTCGGCATCGCCAACCAGATGCTCGCCGCGGTGGCGCTGACGCTGGGCTGCGTGGCGCTGGTGAAGATGAAGCGCGAGCGCTACGTGTGGGTGCCCGGCATCCCCGCCGCGTGGCTGGTGCTGTGCACCCTCACCGCCGGCTTCCAGAAGGCGTTCGGCGGCGACGTGCGCGTGAGCTTCGTGGCCCACGCGCGGGCCTTCTCCCAGGCGATCGCCGAAGGGCGCGTCATCGCCCCCGCGAAGTCCGTGGAGGAGATGGAGGCCATCATCCGCAACGACTACCTGGATGCCGCCCTCACCGTGTTCTTCATGGTGGTCGTGGTGGCGACGGTGCTCTTCGGCGTGCGCGCCGCGCTCCAAGCCTGGCGCTCGCCGGTGGCCACCTCGCTGGAGACGCCCTACGTGGCCGCGGCCCTCCCGGTGAAGCCGTGA
- a CDS encoding S41 family peptidase, whose protein sequence is MMSPVGGQATPTPRGVYSARSASPRPARAGVSGGGGSRGKVISLVLVGLLAACAAPRATSKDLASGGYGVWRSRGYGWLLTVTPEGMRLHHETAAGCYPDPSTTAELQELFSIQEPGPSANVRDFLSAPGETRYRFDRLATLPADCDVQRAWSALELFDVFRATFAEHYASFPQRDPDWLARLDAQRSRVTQDMDGRALFTLFADALRSLNDAHVELVADDAASDTLTYKARPTGTFAMLEQAALATGRPEREVQREWMRAYRDGILQTVLRGEGHVGANQRVLWGFAAPRVAYLNVLTMGGFVAGAEGQTPTLAQELAALEPVLDEALTAFSTADVLILDVSNNRGGHDAVARALAERFTDQPRRAYAKWATGAKDVPPQVFTLQPTPRPSFHGPVQVVTSDVTVSAGEVLTLALRALPNVVQVGTATRGAFSDMLVKPLPNGWTVHLSNEHYTDTKGQDFEARGLPPQRPLDVFGGDKAPWNAHARAIRALADSLLPPEEKPTP, encoded by the coding sequence ATGATGTCTCCCGTCGGCGGGCAGGCCACCCCCACCCCGCGCGGGGTTTATAGCGCACGCTCCGCCTCCCCCCGCCCTGCTCGCGCCGGGGTGTCTGGTGGTGGAGGAAGTCGCGGCAAGGTCATCTCCCTCGTCCTCGTGGGCCTGCTCGCCGCATGTGCCGCGCCGCGCGCCACGTCGAAGGACCTCGCGTCGGGCGGATACGGCGTGTGGCGCTCTCGCGGCTATGGCTGGCTGCTCACGGTGACGCCGGAGGGGATGCGGCTGCACCACGAGACGGCGGCGGGGTGCTATCCGGATCCGTCGACGACGGCGGAGCTCCAGGAGCTGTTCAGCATTCAGGAGCCGGGGCCCTCCGCGAACGTCCGGGACTTCCTCTCCGCGCCGGGGGAGACGCGCTACCGCTTCGACCGGCTGGCCACCCTGCCCGCGGACTGCGACGTGCAGCGCGCATGGAGCGCGCTGGAGCTGTTCGATGTGTTCCGCGCGACCTTCGCGGAGCACTACGCCTCCTTCCCCCAGCGCGACCCGGACTGGCTGGCCCGGCTGGATGCACAGCGCTCGCGGGTGACGCAGGACATGGACGGCCGCGCGCTGTTCACCCTCTTCGCGGACGCGCTGCGGTCGCTGAACGACGCGCACGTGGAGCTGGTCGCGGACGACGCGGCCTCCGACACGTTGACGTACAAGGCGCGCCCCACGGGCACGTTCGCGATGCTGGAGCAGGCGGCCCTGGCGACGGGGCGGCCCGAGCGGGAGGTGCAGCGCGAGTGGATGCGCGCGTACCGCGACGGCATCCTCCAGACCGTGCTGCGCGGCGAAGGGCACGTCGGAGCGAACCAGCGCGTCCTCTGGGGCTTCGCCGCGCCTCGCGTCGCCTACCTCAACGTGCTGACGATGGGCGGCTTCGTCGCCGGGGCGGAAGGGCAGACGCCCACCCTGGCCCAGGAGCTGGCCGCGCTGGAGCCGGTGCTGGATGAAGCGCTGACGGCCTTCAGCACCGCGGACGTGCTCATCCTGGACGTGAGCAACAACCGGGGCGGCCATGACGCCGTCGCTCGCGCCCTCGCGGAGCGCTTCACGGATCAACCCCGGCGCGCGTACGCCAAGTGGGCGACGGGCGCGAAGGACGTCCCGCCCCAGGTGTTCACCCTCCAGCCCACGCCGCGTCCGTCCTTCCACGGCCCCGTCCAGGTGGTGACGAGCGACGTCACGGTCAGCGCGGGCGAGGTCCTCACGCTGGCCCTGCGCGCGCTGCCGAACGTCGTCCAGGTGGGCACGGCCACGCGGGGCGCGTTCTCCGACATGCTCGTCAAGCCGCTGCCCAACGGGTGGACGGTCCACCTGTCGAACGAGCACTACACGGACACGAAGGGCCAGGACTTCGAAGCGCGGGGACTTCCTCCCCAGCGCCCGCTGGACGTCTTCGGAGGCGACAAGGCCCCGTGGAATGCCCACGCGCGCGCCATCCGTGCGCTGGCGGACTCGCTGCTGCCTCCGGAGGAGAAGCCCACCCCGTAG
- a CDS encoding DUF6321 domain-containing protein, translating into MPTRSPTRQRLKDPKGGLTAAGREWFHEKEGANLKPGVKGKADTPEKLRRKGSFLRRHFTHPRGPMVNDKGEPTRLALSARAWGEPVPKDTAGAKRLAAKGTKLLERYHATQERAKPAARRSGAKKTRTAVAARRATAKKRAPATARKTATRKRTKKA; encoded by the coding sequence ATGCCGACCCGTTCCCCGACCCGTCAGCGCCTGAAGGATCCGAAGGGGGGCCTCACGGCGGCGGGCCGCGAGTGGTTCCACGAGAAGGAGGGCGCGAACCTCAAGCCCGGCGTGAAGGGCAAGGCGGACACGCCGGAGAAGCTGCGCCGCAAGGGCAGCTTCCTGCGCCGCCACTTCACCCACCCGCGCGGGCCCATGGTGAACGACAAGGGGGAGCCCACGCGCCTGGCCCTGTCCGCCCGCGCCTGGGGCGAACCCGTGCCCAAGGACACCGCCGGAGCGAAGCGGCTGGCCGCCAAGGGCACGAAGCTGCTGGAGCGCTACCACGCGACGCAGGAGCGCGCGAAGCCCGCCGCCAGGCGCTCCGGTGCGAAGAAGACGCGGACCGCCGTGGCGGCCCGCCGTGCGACGGCGAAGAAGCGTGCGCCCGCCACCGCGAGGAAGACCGCGACGCGCAAGCGCACGAAGAAGGCCTGA
- a CDS encoding GNAT family N-acetyltransferase, whose protein sequence is MTTPPPFAPRLRPVTPEDDAFLFTLYASTRDQELAAWGLPPAQAELFLRMQYQAQARHHAAKYPSEGHDLIEVEGVPVGRQWRVHTPEEVLLVDMALLASHRGRGLGTQLLKGIQAEAARARVPVRLHVTRDNPALRLYTRHGFTPVPGGDATSPYLELEWRAPEGDSGTGVR, encoded by the coding sequence GTGACGACGCCCCCGCCCTTCGCGCCACGCCTGCGCCCCGTCACACCTGAAGACGATGCGTTCCTCTTCACGCTCTATGCGAGCACGCGCGATCAGGAGCTGGCCGCCTGGGGCTTGCCGCCCGCGCAAGCGGAGCTGTTCCTACGCATGCAGTACCAGGCCCAGGCCCGGCACCACGCGGCGAAGTACCCCTCGGAGGGCCATGACCTCATCGAAGTGGAAGGCGTCCCCGTGGGCCGCCAGTGGCGGGTGCACACGCCAGAGGAGGTGCTGCTGGTGGACATGGCCCTGCTTGCCTCGCACCGGGGACGCGGCCTGGGCACGCAGCTCTTGAAGGGGATCCAGGCGGAGGCGGCGCGAGCGCGCGTGCCCGTGCGGCTGCACGTCACGCGCGACAACCCGGCGCTGCGGCTCTACACCCGGCACGGCTTCACGCCCGTGCCGGGAGGTGACGCGACGTCGCCGTACCTGGAGCTTGAGTGGCGGGCTCCGGAGGGCGACTCCGGAACCGGCGTCAGGTGA
- a CDS encoding collagen-like protein → MGEPGLVGPQGPQGLSGVGATGPQGPQGVQGPAGAMGPQGPMGLMGPMGQQGNVGPAGPAGAKGDTGPAGPKGDTGEKGDIGATGPKGDTGATGATGPVGPMGDTGAIGPAGPQGAKGDTGPAGPTGPAGATGPAGATGDTGPAGPMGATGPTGATGATGPAGATGPAGPKGDTGAAGPTGPAGAVGPAGATGPAGPKGDTGAVGATGATGATGATGATGPAGPKGDTGAAGPTGPTGAIGPVGATGPAGPTGPQGATGPQGPQGPSGTQGLYGDGSAGAFNVGVGQTVDLTSPSAASLLPSGFNLQFSGITISGTLIVPSGTVLRSTGDITVNGTVIVKPGAEDLGGGEAPVGSARTAAASYNGGAGLAVFQAAQVRRVQSASGGAGARIFAGAGADGGAGGGALLLAARGNIRIPVSAIIDADGVDGVNPQTAGASIVGTGGGGGGIVLVAAKGSITLGGTIRATGGRGADGFNGNGGTGEGGGGGGGGGIVHFISSSTASVTGSVVVSGGTAGNNAAPTGGQTTILTGGGGGGSGGNGGNAGGIIPGTATNGNASAGTGGYFLQTVVPEPESLLGL, encoded by the coding sequence ATGGGTGAACCCGGCCTGGTGGGTCCTCAAGGGCCGCAGGGCCTGTCGGGTGTGGGCGCGACGGGCCCCCAGGGGCCGCAGGGCGTTCAGGGTCCGGCGGGCGCGATGGGCCCCCAGGGGCCCATGGGCCTGATGGGGCCCATGGGGCAACAGGGCAACGTGGGGCCCGCTGGTCCTGCGGGCGCCAAGGGGGACACGGGCCCTGCGGGGCCCAAGGGCGACACGGGCGAGAAGGGCGACATCGGAGCGACGGGCCCCAAGGGCGACACCGGCGCGACCGGCGCGACCGGCCCCGTGGGGCCGATGGGTGACACGGGCGCGATCGGTCCCGCAGGGCCGCAGGGCGCGAAGGGTGACACGGGCCCGGCCGGTCCGACGGGGCCCGCCGGAGCGACGGGGCCTGCCGGAGCGACGGGTGACACGGGCCCGGCCGGCCCCATGGGGGCGACCGGGCCGACGGGCGCCACGGGAGCGACGGGGCCCGCGGGAGCGACGGGCCCCGCGGGACCGAAGGGCGACACGGGCGCGGCCGGTCCGACAGGCCCCGCGGGCGCGGTCGGTCCAGCGGGAGCGACGGGCCCCGCGGGACCGAAGGGCGACACGGGTGCGGTCGGAGCGACGGGCGCCACGGGAGCGACGGGCGCCACGGGCGCGACGGGCCCCGCGGGACCGAAGGGCGACACGGGCGCGGCCGGACCGACAGGCCCCACGGGCGCGATTGGCCCCGTGGGCGCGACGGGGCCCGCGGGACCGACCGGTCCACAGGGTGCCACGGGACCGCAGGGACCGCAGGGACCGTCTGGCACGCAGGGGCTCTACGGCGATGGCTCTGCGGGCGCTTTCAACGTGGGTGTGGGGCAGACGGTAGACCTCACAAGTCCCTCGGCTGCATCCCTGCTGCCCTCGGGCTTCAACCTCCAGTTCAGCGGCATCACCATCAGCGGGACGCTCATCGTTCCCAGCGGCACGGTGCTGCGCTCCACCGGAGACATCACGGTGAACGGCACGGTGATCGTGAAGCCAGGGGCGGAGGACCTGGGCGGCGGTGAGGCGCCCGTGGGCAGCGCCCGGACGGCGGCGGCTTCCTACAACGGTGGCGCGGGCCTGGCCGTGTTCCAGGCCGCTCAGGTGCGCCGGGTGCAGTCGGCGTCGGGCGGAGCTGGTGCGCGCATTTTCGCGGGCGCGGGTGCTGACGGTGGCGCGGGTGGCGGCGCGCTGCTGCTGGCCGCGCGCGGCAACATCCGCATCCCCGTGTCCGCGATCATCGACGCGGATGGAGTGGACGGCGTGAACCCGCAGACGGCCGGCGCGTCCATCGTGGGCACGGGCGGTGGTGGCGGCGGCATCGTGCTGGTCGCGGCGAAGGGAAGCATCACGCTGGGCGGCACCATTCGCGCGACGGGCGGCAGGGGCGCGGATGGCTTCAACGGCAACGGCGGTACGGGTGAGGGCGGTGGCGGAGGTGGCGGTGGCGGCATCGTCCACTTCATCTCCTCCTCGACCGCCAGCGTGACTGGTTCCGTGGTGGTGTCGGGAGGCACGGCGGGGAACAACGCGGCGCCCACAGGAGGTCAGACCACCATCCTCACGGGCGGCGGAGGCGGCGGCAGCGGCGGCAACGGCGGCAACGCGGGAGGCATCATCCCGGGCACGGCGACGAACGGGAACGCCTCCGCGGGCACCGGCGGCTACTTCCTCCAGACGGTCGTCCCGGAGCCGGAGTCGCTGCTGGGCCTGTGA
- a CDS encoding phage tail protein yields MSEPYIGQIVMFGGNFAPRGWLFCDGSLLSIAQNQALFAILGTTYGGNGTTTFALPDMRGRFPMAPGQGPGLAPHTLGEVSGTPSVTLISTQMPAHTHPLMASMQEGNTESPEGAYLAAYPAGTTPTPYVTTPSTVMGPQSVGISGGSQPVPIQNPYTTVNFIIATEGIFPSRG; encoded by the coding sequence ATGTCTGAGCCGTACATCGGGCAGATCGTTATGTTTGGAGGCAATTTCGCACCGCGCGGGTGGCTGTTCTGCGACGGCTCGCTGCTGTCCATCGCGCAGAACCAGGCCCTGTTCGCCATCCTGGGCACGACGTACGGCGGCAACGGGACGACGACGTTCGCGCTGCCGGACATGCGGGGCCGCTTCCCCATGGCGCCCGGACAGGGCCCCGGCCTGGCACCGCACACCCTGGGAGAGGTGTCCGGCACGCCGTCGGTGACGCTCATCTCCACGCAGATGCCGGCGCACACCCACCCGCTGATGGCCAGCATGCAGGAGGGCAACACGGAGAGCCCGGAGGGCGCGTACCTCGCCGCCTATCCCGCGGGCACCACCCCCACGCCCTACGTCACGACCCCCAGCACGGTGATGGGCCCCCAGTCCGTGGGCATCTCCGGCGGCAGCCAGCCCGTGCCCATCCAGAACCCGTACACGACCGTGAACTTCATCATCGCGACGGAGGGCATCTTCCCCTCGCGCGGCTGA
- a CDS encoding helix-turn-helix transcriptional regulator: MQRTERLFALAEYLRGRRTGVTAEVLAERFSVTVRTIYRDLDALRAAALPVGAERGRGGGYALDRGYSLPPVNFTAREAALVVALGRFAIGMRLLPFTGTLESALDKVRSALSTSAQRELLDRLRELTFLGVPSLPTRKPVREALERAWFERQPLRITYVDGNFLETVREVRIESVVMDRHETRLDAVDLASGERRHFRLDRITRAEVVGA; encoded by the coding sequence ATGCAACGCACCGAGCGACTCTTCGCCCTCGCGGAGTACCTGAGGGGCCGCCGCACCGGCGTCACCGCGGAGGTGCTGGCGGAGCGCTTCAGCGTGACGGTGCGGACCATCTACCGGGACCTGGACGCGCTGCGCGCCGCGGCGCTGCCGGTGGGCGCGGAGCGAGGCCGGGGCGGGGGCTACGCGCTGGACCGGGGCTACAGCCTGCCGCCGGTGAACTTCACCGCGCGCGAGGCGGCGCTGGTGGTGGCGCTGGGGCGGTTCGCCATCGGCATGCGGCTGTTGCCCTTCACGGGGACGCTGGAGTCGGCGCTCGACAAGGTCCGCTCCGCGCTGTCCACGTCCGCGCAGCGCGAGCTGCTGGACCGGCTTCGCGAACTGACGTTCCTGGGCGTGCCGTCGCTGCCCACGCGCAAGCCCGTGCGGGAAGCGCTGGAGCGCGCGTGGTTCGAGCGCCAGCCGCTGCGCATCACCTACGTGGACGGCAACTTCCTGGAGACGGTGCGCGAGGTGCGCATCGAGTCCGTGGTGATGGACCGGCACGAGACGCGGCTGGACGCGGTGGACCTCGCGTCCGGCGAGCGGCGCCACTTCCGGTTGGACCGCATCACCCGCGCGGAGGTGGTGGGCGCCTGA